A stretch of Sulfurimonas autotrophica DSM 16294 DNA encodes these proteins:
- the purM gene encoding phosphoribosylformylglycinamidine cyclo-ligase → MSQISYKDAGVDIDAGNSFVENIKPLVKSTKIPGVLGGIGSFAGAFELPKGFNEPVMLAATDGVGTKLKLAIDSGIHNTVGIDLVAMCVNDLICNFGTPSFFLDYYATGKLDVNVATNVVAGIAEGCKRSECALIGGETAEMPGMYSEDDYDLAGFAVGVAEKSQMDRVSLVRPGHKLIALPSSGLHSNGFSLARKVLFEKMGMKFDDDFNGQPLIQALLEPTNIYVKTFKALKNEIVAMAHITGGGIVENLPRVLPENLMAEVKRDAIRVLPIFELMSEHVERDEMFRAFNMGVGMILVVEESDVEKVLAETDGYLIGEIKEGKREAKLI, encoded by the coding sequence ATGAGTCAAATTTCTTACAAAGATGCAGGCGTAGATATAGACGCGGGAAATAGTTTTGTTGAAAACATCAAACCACTTGTAAAGAGTACAAAAATACCCGGTGTACTTGGCGGTATCGGTTCTTTTGCCGGTGCATTTGAACTTCCAAAAGGTTTCAATGAGCCTGTAATGCTTGCAGCAACTGACGGCGTCGGCACAAAGCTAAAACTCGCAATTGACAGCGGTATTCATAACACCGTAGGTATTGATTTGGTTGCAATGTGCGTAAATGATTTAATCTGTAATTTTGGAACACCGAGTTTCTTTCTTGATTATTATGCAACGGGAAAACTCGATGTAAATGTAGCGACAAATGTTGTTGCAGGAATAGCCGAGGGATGTAAACGCAGTGAATGTGCTCTTATCGGCGGAGAAACTGCTGAAATGCCGGGTATGTACAGCGAAGACGATTATGATTTAGCAGGTTTTGCCGTAGGTGTAGCTGAAAAATCACAGATGGACAGAGTAAGTTTGGTTCGTCCCGGGCATAAACTTATAGCTCTACCGAGTTCGGGTCTGCATTCAAATGGTTTTTCACTTGCCAGAAAAGTTCTTTTTGAAAAAATGGGTATGAAATTTGATGATGACTTCAATGGTCAACCTCTAATACAAGCACTGCTTGAACCGACAAATATTTACGTAAAAACATTTAAAGCACTTAAAAATGAAATAGTAGCAATGGCGCATATCACAGGCGGTGGAATAGTAGAAAATCTTCCTCGTGTACTGCCTGAAAACTTAATGGCAGAAGTAAAACGTGATGCTATTAGAGTGCTTCCTATATTTGAGCTTATGAGTGAGCATGTAGAACGTGATGAAATGTTTAGAGCATTCAATATGGGTGTAGGAATGATACTTGTAGTTGAAGAATCAGATGTTGAAAAAGTACTTGCAGAGACTGATGGTTATCTCATCGGAGAAATAAAAGAAGGCAAACGCGAAGCCAAACTAATCTAA
- a CDS encoding YgaP family membrane protein, with protein MDYNKIRKVCRPIRIVLGLVLIAIGFITKNYWFYLGILPLIAGLANFCPLCIITKKCDLPQDSESK; from the coding sequence ATGGATTATAACAAAATCAGGAAAGTATGCAGACCTATTCGTATAGTACTAGGACTTGTTCTTATCGCTATAGGTTTTATTACGAAGAACTATTGGTTCTATCTTGGAATACTCCCATTAATTGCGGGTTTAGCTAACTTCTGTCCACTTTGTATCATTACAAAAAAATGTGATTTACCACAAGATTCGGAGTCAAAATAA